Proteins co-encoded in one Capnocytophaga ochracea DSM 7271 genomic window:
- a CDS encoding sensor histidine kinase — protein sequence MKFLTHIAAWAVVCILPALIFISESNHRFEEALYRSLISLPFLMFLFYISFYWLIDKLWFKKRYILFILVAVALILCISYSKYELFSYFNLHKGKHKMPPFHAFVYFDFLSNLLPVVFAMAIRYAQRNFSLEIGQKEAQAHKLQADLTQLKYQLQPHFFFNALNNIYSLIAFDPQKAQQSVHSLSKLMRHFMQNSDQKQISLAEEVDFLQQYISLMQLRLTDKTTVRVDFPKQLPPLTIAPLLFISLVENAFKHGVSATEVTELSFSLRVEENKVIFRSENTIIPKQESLYNSGIGIENLKKRLTLLYPKKHQYNIEEKNGEYIAQLTIEN from the coding sequence ATGAAATTTTTAACACACATAGCTGCTTGGGCAGTGGTTTGTATTTTACCTGCCCTTATTTTTATCTCCGAAAGCAATCACCGATTTGAGGAGGCTCTTTATCGTTCGCTCATATCATTGCCTTTTTTGATGTTTTTGTTCTACATCAGTTTCTATTGGCTTATTGATAAACTATGGTTTAAAAAACGATATATACTTTTTATATTGGTAGCAGTGGCTCTCATTTTATGTATTTCGTACAGCAAATATGAGCTTTTTTCATACTTCAACCTTCACAAAGGTAAGCACAAGATGCCTCCTTTCCACGCTTTTGTCTATTTTGATTTCCTATCGAACCTCTTACCAGTAGTCTTTGCAATGGCAATACGCTATGCACAACGCAACTTTTCTTTGGAAATCGGTCAGAAAGAAGCCCAAGCACACAAGCTACAAGCCGACCTTACCCAACTGAAATACCAACTCCAACCGCATTTCTTTTTCAATGCACTCAACAATATCTATTCGCTTATAGCCTTTGACCCTCAAAAAGCACAACAGAGCGTGCATAGCCTTAGCAAGCTGATGCGTCACTTTATGCAAAACAGTGACCAAAAGCAGATTAGTCTTGCAGAAGAAGTAGATTTCTTGCAACAATACATCAGCTTAATGCAGTTGCGCCTGACTGATAAAACTACTGTACGGGTAGATTTCCCGAAGCAACTACCCCCACTCACCATAGCACCTTTGCTGTTTATCAGCTTGGTGGAAAACGCTTTTAAGCACGGCGTATCGGCGACTGAGGTAACAGAATTGTCGTTTAGCTTGAGAGTGGAAGAGAATAAAGTAATATTTAGAAGTGAGAACACTATAATTCCTAAACAAGAAAGTTTGTATAACTCAGGTATTGGCATTGAAAACTTAAAGAAACGGCTAACGCTTCTTTATCCTAAAAAACATCAATACAACATCGAAGAAAAAAACGGAGAATACATTGCTCAATTGACAATTGAGAATTGA
- a CDS encoding NAD(P)H-dependent glycerol-3-phosphate dehydrogenase: METKISVIGGGSWATALIKIFTANIDQVCWYMRNEQAIEHIKATKHNPNYLSDVHLNISKLHLTNDINEAVAFSDYVVFSIPSAFLSDELEKLTEPLSNKNIFSAIKGIEPKSGLIVGEYFNKIHHVPYAQIGVIAGPCHAEEVALERLSYLTIACLDEEKAHFMAEAMKRHYVKTKISDDVVGIEYAAMLKNIYALAAGIAHGLGYGDNFQSVLMSNAIREMRRYIKHIYKIKRNINNSAYLGDLLVTAYSLFSRNRMFGTMIGKGYTVKSTMAEMNMVAEGYYATKSAYLINKNQEKPSRTPILDAVYKVLYEGKRANVAFAELTGELD; encoded by the coding sequence GTGGAAACCAAAATATCAGTTATCGGAGGAGGAAGTTGGGCAACGGCTCTGATTAAGATTTTTACCGCCAATATCGACCAAGTGTGTTGGTATATGCGCAATGAACAGGCTATTGAGCACATCAAAGCGACCAAACACAATCCTAACTACCTTAGCGATGTACATTTAAACATCAGCAAGCTACACCTCACTAACGACATCAACGAGGCGGTAGCTTTTAGCGATTATGTCGTCTTTTCTATCCCTTCAGCTTTCTTGAGTGACGAATTAGAAAAACTCACCGAACCGCTATCTAATAAAAATATATTTTCTGCTATCAAAGGTATTGAACCTAAAAGCGGACTTATAGTAGGTGAATATTTCAACAAAATACATCACGTACCTTATGCACAGATAGGCGTTATAGCAGGTCCTTGCCACGCCGAAGAGGTAGCCCTCGAACGTCTGTCGTACCTCACTATTGCCTGTCTCGATGAGGAAAAAGCACATTTTATGGCTGAAGCTATGAAACGCCATTATGTGAAGACCAAAATATCCGACGATGTGGTAGGTATTGAATACGCTGCTATGCTGAAGAACATTTATGCCCTTGCTGCGGGTATTGCCCACGGATTGGGCTATGGCGATAACTTCCAAAGTGTGCTGATGAGCAACGCCATTCGCGAGATGCGACGCTACATCAAGCATATTTACAAAATCAAACGCAATATCAACAACTCCGCTTATTTAGGTGATTTACTCGTAACCGCCTACTCGCTTTTCAGTCGCAACCGTATGTTCGGCACGATGATAGGTAAAGGCTATACTGTAAAGAGTACAATGGCTGAAATGAATATGGTAGCCGAAGGCTATTACGCCACCAAAAGCGCTTACCTCATTAACAAAAATCAAGAAAAACCCAGTCGCACCCCTATACTCGATGCCGTCTACAAAGTGTTATACGAAGGCAAAAGAGCCAATGTAGCGTTTGCAGAACTCACAGGAGAACTGGATTAG
- a CDS encoding riboflavin synthase encodes MFTGIIEEIGKIVQIEREEANLHLYVKSSFTNELKIDQSVAHNGVCLTVVAIDGDVYRVTAIAETLAKTHLGSLQVGDAVNLERGMLLNTRLDGHIVQGHIDQTGTCSAIQEEAGSTRFTFEYDPSTGNVVIEKGSITVNGVSLTVIDATSHSFSVAVIPYTLAHTNLQYLQIGSVVNLEFDVIGKYVARLMQR; translated from the coding sequence ATGTTCACAGGAATTATAGAAGAAATAGGTAAAATCGTACAGATAGAACGCGAAGAGGCGAATCTGCATTTATACGTAAAAAGTTCGTTTACAAATGAACTAAAAATAGACCAAAGTGTTGCCCATAATGGGGTATGCCTTACGGTAGTGGCTATCGATGGCGATGTATACCGAGTAACCGCTATTGCCGAAACTCTTGCCAAAACCCACTTGGGCAGTTTGCAAGTGGGTGATGCGGTAAACTTAGAGCGCGGTATGCTTCTCAACACCCGCTTAGACGGACATATCGTGCAAGGTCACATCGACCAAACGGGTACTTGTAGTGCTATCCAAGAAGAAGCAGGTAGCACCCGTTTTACTTTTGAGTACGACCCCTCTACTGGTAATGTGGTAATTGAAAAAGGCTCTATTACTGTGAATGGTGTAAGCCTAACGGTAATAGATGCGACTTCCCATAGTTTTAGTGTAGCAGTAATTCCCTATACTTTAGCACATACCAATCTGCAATACTTACAAATAGGTAGTGTTGTAAATTTAGAATTCGATGTGATTGGTAAATATGTCGCCCGACTTATGCAACGGTAA
- a CDS encoding lysophospholipid acyltransferase family protein — protein sequence MKLLKYTFWLLWKSWFYFLVLILILLWLPLLFILTARTEWYRSFYWVARNLWATPILYGMGFLPKIHREYTVPNDRHSYMLVANHYSMMDIMLMFYCSKNPFVFVGKKELSKTLLFGYFYKRVAIMVDRKSPQSRKEVYAQAMERIKAGLSICIFPEGGVPDDESIVLDSFKDGAFRIAIECQIPIVPMVFYDTKKRFPFRFFAGSMGTMRVDILRSIPTQGKTLDDKESLREEVRSLILQRLTVA from the coding sequence ATGAAACTCCTGAAATACACCTTTTGGCTCTTGTGGAAGAGCTGGTTTTACTTCCTTGTACTCATTCTTATTCTCCTGTGGTTGCCCTTGTTGTTTATTCTTACAGCACGGACAGAATGGTATCGCTCATTTTATTGGGTAGCCCGAAACTTATGGGCAACGCCTATATTGTATGGTATGGGCTTTTTACCGAAAATACACAGGGAATATACCGTGCCTAACGACCGCCATAGCTATATGTTGGTCGCCAATCATTACAGTATGATGGACATAATGCTGATGTTCTACTGTAGTAAAAATCCGTTTGTATTTGTAGGGAAGAAGGAACTGAGCAAGACGCTATTGTTTGGTTATTTCTACAAACGTGTTGCCATAATGGTAGATAGAAAGAGTCCGCAGAGTAGGAAGGAGGTTTATGCCCAAGCGATGGAGAGAATAAAGGCAGGGCTGAGCATTTGTATTTTCCCCGAAGGAGGTGTCCCCGATGATGAGAGTATAGTCCTCGATAGTTTTAAAGACGGGGCTTTTCGCATTGCGATAGAATGCCAAATTCCCATAGTGCCAATGGTATTCTACGATACTAAAAAACGCTTCCCCTTCCGCTTCTTTGCCGGCAGTATGGGCACAATGCGAGTAGATATATTGCGCTCTATTCCTACCCAAGGCAAAACCCTTGACGATAAAGAGTCCTTACGCGAAGAAGTACGTTCTCTTATTTTACAACGTCTTACCGTTGCATAA
- a CDS encoding DinB family protein — translation MTEQVFALHVATRNNLLTYLENVSPEQLAQIPTGFHNNIWWNIAHCVAQQQILCYKLSGLNFVVPETFVDTYKKGTYPDGHIPTAEEIQELRSLLISTQKQLQADYERGVFTNFTPYTTSYGYALTCIEDAIHFNNTHEGMHLGVVIALNYFAK, via the coding sequence ATGACAGAACAAGTATTTGCCTTACACGTGGCAACCCGCAACAATCTTTTAACTTATTTGGAGAATGTAAGTCCTGAACAGTTAGCGCAAATCCCCACAGGATTTCATAATAACATCTGGTGGAACATCGCTCACTGCGTGGCACAACAACAAATACTCTGCTACAAGCTATCAGGACTCAATTTTGTTGTACCTGAAACTTTTGTAGATACTTATAAAAAAGGTACTTATCCCGATGGACACATTCCTACCGCTGAGGAAATTCAAGAATTGCGCAGTCTGCTCATCAGTACCCAAAAACAACTGCAAGCCGACTACGAGCGTGGGGTATTCACTAATTTTACTCCTTACACTACTAGCTATGGCTATGCGCTTACCTGCATTGAAGATGCGATACATTTCAACAATACTCACGAGGGAATGCACCTTGGGGTGGTAATTGCTTTAAACTATTTTGCTAAATGA
- the thiL gene encoding thiamine-phosphate kinase: MIEDKTPHRTSLADLGEFGLIDRLTKGFEIHNPSTLKGVGDDAAVMDFKNKKTVVSTDLLIEGVHFDLSYVPLKHLGYKSVVVNVSDIYAMNATATQITVSIAVSNRFPLEALEELYAGIRLACKHYKVDLVGGDTTSSTRGLIISVTAIGEAEASDLVYRNGAQPNDLVVLTGDIGGAYMGLQILEREKAVFQVNPNSQPDIEMYSYILERQLKPEARKDIPPLLKQLGVKPTAMMDVSDGLSSEILHICKQSGVGCRLYEDKIPLDPQVISTCEEFNLDSTTIALSGGEDYELLFTIAQADYDKIKGNPNFTVIGYITDKSEGVNLVTRAGQFIPIIAKGWNALTINN; encoded by the coding sequence ATGATAGAAGATAAAACGCCTCACCGTACCTCATTAGCCGATTTGGGTGAATTTGGACTCATCGACCGCCTAACGAAGGGATTTGAAATTCACAATCCTTCCACTCTTAAAGGCGTAGGCGACGATGCGGCGGTAATGGATTTTAAAAATAAAAAAACTGTCGTCTCTACCGACCTGCTTATTGAAGGTGTACATTTCGACCTTAGCTATGTACCGCTGAAGCATTTAGGATACAAGTCGGTAGTAGTGAACGTATCGGATATCTATGCGATGAACGCTACGGCTACCCAGATAACCGTATCGATAGCGGTATCCAATCGCTTTCCGTTGGAAGCCTTAGAAGAACTCTATGCGGGTATTCGCCTAGCCTGCAAGCATTATAAGGTAGACTTAGTAGGAGGCGACACGACCTCATCTACACGCGGACTCATCATCTCGGTAACGGCGATAGGTGAAGCGGAAGCATCGGACTTAGTATATCGTAACGGAGCGCAACCTAACGACCTTGTGGTACTCACGGGCGATATAGGGGGTGCCTATATGGGTTTACAGATATTGGAACGCGAAAAGGCGGTCTTTCAGGTAAACCCAAACTCTCAACCCGATATAGAGATGTATTCTTACATTTTGGAACGCCAGCTCAAACCCGAAGCCCGCAAGGACATTCCGCCACTGCTCAAACAATTAGGTGTAAAACCTACTGCTATGATGGATGTAAGCGACGGATTGTCGTCAGAGATATTGCACATTTGCAAACAATCGGGGGTAGGTTGTAGGTTATATGAAGACAAAATACCGCTTGACCCACAAGTGATTAGCACTTGTGAGGAGTTCAATTTAGATAGCACTACCATAGCCCTAAGTGGCGGTGAAGACTACGAACTGCTGTTTACTATTGCCCAAGCAGATTACGATAAGATAAAAGGCAATCCTAATTTCACGGTCATAGGTTACATTACCGATAAAAGCGAAGGGGTAAACCTCGTCACCCGTGCAGGACAGTTTATACCGATTATAGCAAAAGGGTGGAACGCTTTAACAATTAACAATTGA